From the genome of Deltaproteobacteria bacterium, one region includes:
- a CDS encoding nucleotidyltransferase domain-containing protein, protein MNISDVLQEFKRRLEMVYEDNLKDIILFGSRVRGDFTEESDIDILVLLGNITSYEDEFNKIFRIQREIERKYDDRVIISSTLAIQDDYNSRLEPLYLNIRKEGVSL, encoded by the coding sequence GTGAATATCAGCGATGTCTTGCAAGAATTTAAGCGTCGGCTAGAGATGGTCTATGAAGATAATCTTAAAGATATTATTCTCTTTGGTTCAAGGGTAAGAGGAGATTTTACCGAAGAATCTGATATAGATATTCTTGTCTTATTAGGCAATATTACAAGCTATGAGGATGAATTCAATAAAATCTTCCGAATTCAGCGTGAAATAGAAAGAAAGTATGATGATAGAGTAATTATAAGTTCTACCCTGGCTATTCAGGATGATTACAATTCAAGGCTCGAACCTTTATATCTTAATATTCGAAAGGAAGGAGTTTCGTTGTGA
- a CDS encoding HEPN domain-containing protein — translation MKNEIKGIIQKAERSLKVALGLFAENDFDFAVSRAYYSMFYMAEAVLLTKGLSFSKHSGVISGFNQHFIKTGIFEYKYYEMLRFAFEQRNIGDYRFLQQVSKETAQRVVNEARQFLEETKEYLKSFTNG, via the coding sequence GTGAAAAATGAAATTAAAGGGATTATCCAGAAGGCAGAAAGAAGCCTTAAAGTGGCTTTAGGTCTTTTTGCAGAAAATGATTTTGATTTTGCGGTCTCAAGGGCATATTATTCAATGTTTTATATGGCCGAAGCTGTTCTTCTTACAAAAGGTCTCTCGTTCTCAAAGCACTCAGGCGTTATATCTGGATTTAATCAGCATTTTATCAAGACAGGTATTTTTGAATACAAATATTATGAAATGCTTCGCTTCGCATTTGAACAAAGGAATATTGGAGATTACAGGTTTCTTCAGCAGGTTTCAAAAGAAACAGCCCAAAGGGTTGTAAATGAGGCAAGACAATTTTTAGAAGAAACCAAAGAGTACCTGAAAAGTTTTACTAATGGATAA